The following are encoded together in the Clostridium sp. BJN0013 genome:
- a CDS encoding NADH:flavin oxidoreductase, whose product MNTLFTPRKIKNLEIKNRIVLPPMVCFNFADKNGFVSKKNIYHYERIAKSGTGLIIVEAAAVSENGKIFPDQLGIWCDDYIEGLGKIAHICHTYNAKVILQLHHAGLKASKLVNKDTITSSDYIHRNMSARAMTKHELHSIQQDFISAALRAQKAGFDGVEFHGAHSYLMTQFFSTKINKRVDEYGGSLDNRLRFTMEILQGVKQKVDASFVVGIRMGCNESDLETSINMAKKFEASGMDYIHVSTGYDNTPIKEEVPKDFPCNWIVYGAAKIKEQVNIPVIAVNSIKTKEQANYLIDNNLVDFVAIGRAQLADHDFTSHIREGKSIIKCLGCKPCRWFTNGDNCPRKF is encoded by the coding sequence ATGAATACACTTTTTACACCACGTAAAATTAAAAATCTAGAAATAAAAAATAGAATTGTACTACCTCCTATGGTTTGTTTTAATTTTGCAGATAAGAATGGTTTTGTATCAAAGAAAAATATATATCACTATGAAAGAATAGCTAAAAGCGGCACAGGATTAATAATTGTGGAAGCAGCAGCAGTTTCCGAAAATGGAAAAATATTTCCAGATCAGCTGGGAATTTGGTGTGATGATTATATAGAGGGATTGGGTAAAATAGCGCACATTTGTCATACATATAATGCAAAAGTTATTCTCCAGCTTCATCATGCAGGACTTAAAGCCTCCAAGCTTGTTAATAAAGATACTATTACATCTTCTGATTATATTCATAGAAATATGTCTGCCAGGGCTATGACAAAGCATGAACTCCATTCAATACAACAGGATTTCATAAGTGCTGCCCTTAGAGCCCAAAAAGCTGGTTTTGATGGAGTTGAATTTCATGGAGCCCATTCCTATCTTATGACACAGTTTTTTTCAACTAAGATAAACAAGCGAGTGGATGAGTATGGCGGAAGCTTAGATAATAGATTGAGATTTACAATGGAGATTCTTCAAGGAGTTAAACAAAAGGTTGATGCTTCTTTTGTAGTTGGAATTCGGATGGGTTGTAATGAGAGTGATTTGGAAACCAGCATTAATATGGCAAAAAAATTTGAAGCTTCAGGTATGGATTATATTCATGTTTCTACGGGATATGATAATACACCAATTAAAGAAGAAGTACCAAAAGATTTTCCCTGTAACTGGATTGTATATGGCGCAGCTAAAATAAAAGAACAGGTAAATATACCTGTAATTGCAGTAAATTCAATTAAAACAAAAGAGCAGGCCAATTATTTAATTGATAATAATTTGGTGGATTTTGTTGCCATAGGTAGAGCACAGCTTGCAGATCATGATTTTACAAGTCATATAAGAGAAGGAAAGAGTATTATTAAATGCTTAGGATGTAAACCCTGTAGGTGGTTCACAAATGGAGATAATTGTCCAAGAAAATTTTAG
- a CDS encoding ABC-ATPase domain-containing protein, whose translation MKNHHELEKLLMSIDGRGYSAYKEIKGAYDFGTYQLFVDHVQADPYAPPSKSHIVINCDITGIPNDLLDSKDKITAVSDFLTRVFWKNIQHLNKGISGIGGSGLLLIDHCGQEMLERTAVLIKNNRIEVRFEIGLPAVGRRVLGKAANRIFQEILPKIVDRSLFYRNIDQKALKNQVNLIMDQMYIRKELERKGLVAFIGNGSILPRESGISDKLLSKGKIPFISPEKFEIEISLPYNGKITGMGIPRGITLIVGGGYHGKSTLLKALELGVYNHIPGDGREFVITRQDAVKIRAEDGRNVEKVNISTFIGNLPGNKDTFKFSTENASGSTSQAANVMEALEVGTSLLLIDEDTSATNFMIRDGRMQKLVSKDKEPITPFIDKVKSLYDDNGVSTILIVGGSGDYFDVAHQIIMMDEYVPKDVTSTAKEIANSHGYIREQITNSKFGEITHRIPLKVGFLGTGKEDRIKPRGKYKISYGREIIDLSALEQLVDDSQTNCIAVMIDFLRKRILDDRVSVFQAVNRLYQQIEKFGLDSISPYTGHPGNLALPRKHEFCAALNRYRGLRVKMSE comes from the coding sequence TTGAAAAACCATCATGAACTTGAAAAACTATTAATGTCTATAGATGGGCGTGGGTATTCTGCTTATAAAGAAATAAAGGGAGCATATGATTTTGGAACTTATCAGCTTTTTGTTGACCATGTCCAGGCAGATCCATATGCTCCTCCATCTAAATCTCATATTGTAATTAACTGTGATATTACAGGCATTCCAAATGATCTGCTTGATTCCAAAGATAAAATAACAGCTGTTTCGGATTTTCTAACGAGAGTTTTCTGGAAGAATATCCAGCACTTAAATAAGGGTATCAGTGGAATAGGGGGTAGTGGACTTTTGCTAATTGATCATTGTGGGCAAGAAATGCTTGAGAGGACAGCTGTTTTGATCAAAAATAACCGTATTGAAGTGAGATTTGAAATCGGTCTGCCCGCTGTAGGAAGACGAGTTTTGGGTAAAGCTGCCAACCGTATCTTTCAGGAGATCCTTCCTAAGATAGTAGACAGATCCCTGTTTTATAGAAATATTGATCAAAAAGCATTAAAAAATCAGGTAAATTTAATTATGGATCAAATGTATATTCGAAAGGAATTAGAGAGAAAGGGTCTTGTTGCTTTTATTGGTAATGGTTCCATTTTGCCAAGAGAAAGTGGTATATCAGATAAGCTTTTGTCTAAAGGCAAAATTCCATTTATAAGCCCGGAAAAATTTGAAATAGAAATTTCACTGCCTTATAATGGTAAAATCACAGGAATGGGAATACCCCGGGGAATAACTTTAATTGTAGGTGGAGGTTATCATGGAAAATCTACATTGTTGAAGGCACTTGAACTTGGTGTATATAATCATATTCCCGGTGATGGCAGAGAATTTGTGATTACCAGGCAAGATGCAGTAAAAATTCGTGCTGAAGATGGACGAAATGTGGAAAAAGTTAATATTAGCACCTTTATCGGCAATTTGCCGGGAAATAAAGATACTTTTAAATTTTCTACGGAAAATGCCAGTGGAAGTACTTCTCAAGCAGCAAATGTTATGGAAGCTTTAGAAGTGGGGACATCACTTTTATTGATTGACGAGGATACCTCTGCTACCAATTTTATGATACGAGATGGACGGATGCAAAAATTAGTTTCAAAAGATAAAGAACCCATAACACCTTTTATTGATAAGGTAAAATCATTATATGATGATAATGGGGTTTCAACCATATTGATAGTTGGAGGTTCAGGGGATTATTTTGATGTGGCACACCAAATTATTATGATGGATGAATATGTGCCAAAGGATGTAACAAGTACTGCCAAAGAGATTGCAAATTCCCATGGATACATACGGGAACAAATCACAAATAGTAAATTTGGAGAAATTACACATAGGATTCCTTTAAAGGTGGGATTTTTAGGAACAGGGAAAGAAGATCGTATTAAGCCTAGAGGGAAATATAAGATTTCATATGGAAGAGAAATTATTGATCTTTCTGCTTTGGAACAATTAGTAGATGACAGCCAAACCAATTGCATTGCTGTAATGATTGATTTTTTGAGAAAACGTATATTGGACGATAGGGTATCTGTTTTTCAAGCTGTCAATAGACTATATCAGCAGATAGAAAAATTTGGATTAGATTCTATTTCACCCTATACAGGTCATCCAGGTAATCTGGCACTGCCTAGGAAACATGAATTCTGTGCCGCTTTGAACCGTTACAGAGGATTAAGGGTAAAAATGTCAGAGTAA